The following coding sequences are from one Mycolicibacterium aichiense window:
- a CDS encoding Bax inhibitor-1/YccA family membrane protein, with translation MRETSNPVFRSLPKQQGGYAQFGTGVAGAQQVAYQTDPYAGAYQPQTGVSRPMTIDDVVTKTGITLGVLSVVAVISYFLVSANLALATPLTLIGGLGGLVLVLIATFGRKQDNPAIVLSYAALEGLFVGAVSFIFANVVVSGANAGVLISQAVLGTIGVFFGMLVVYKTGAIRVTPKFTRMIVAAMVGVLVLILGNFVLAMFGVGGGEGLGLRSGGPVAIMFSLFVIALAAFSFLIDFDAADQMIRAGAPEKAAWGVALGLTVTLVWLYIEILRLLSYFQQR, from the coding sequence GTGCGGGAGACCAGCAACCCGGTATTTCGTTCGCTGCCCAAGCAGCAGGGCGGATACGCACAATTCGGTACCGGTGTAGCCGGTGCCCAGCAGGTGGCTTACCAGACCGATCCCTACGCGGGCGCCTACCAGCCGCAGACGGGCGTCTCGCGGCCCATGACGATCGACGACGTCGTCACCAAGACCGGCATCACCCTTGGTGTGCTGTCCGTTGTCGCGGTCATCTCCTACTTCCTCGTCTCGGCCAACCTGGCACTGGCCACGCCGCTCACGCTGATCGGTGGGCTCGGTGGGCTGGTCCTGGTGTTGATCGCGACCTTCGGTCGTAAGCAGGACAACCCGGCCATCGTTCTGAGCTACGCCGCGCTCGAGGGACTCTTCGTCGGCGCGGTGTCGTTCATCTTCGCCAACGTGGTGGTGTCCGGCGCCAACGCCGGTGTGCTGATCAGCCAGGCGGTGCTCGGCACCATCGGCGTGTTCTTCGGCATGCTCGTCGTCTACAAGACCGGCGCGATCCGGGTCACCCCCAAGTTCACCCGCATGATCGTCGCGGCCATGGTCGGCGTGCTGGTGCTGATCCTGGGCAACTTCGTGCTGGCGATGTTCGGTGTCGGCGGCGGTGAGGGCCTCGGCCTGCGCAGCGGCGGCCCGGTGGCCATCATGTTCTCGCTGTTCGTGATCGCGCTGGCAGCATTCAGCTTCCTGATCGACTTCGACGCTGCCGACCAGATGATCCGCGCCGGTGCGCCGGAGAAGGCGGCCTGGGGTGTGGCCCTCGGCCTGACCGTGACGCTGGTCTGGCTGTACATCGAGATCCTGCGGCTGCTCAGCTACTTCCAACAGCGCTAG
- a CDS encoding enoyl-CoA hydratase/isomerase family protein gives MTAESDEVLTRVDGGVGFLTLNRPKAINSLTHTMVTIITKALTDWEHDDAVKAVVLAGEGERGLCAGGDVVAIYHSARGDGSEARRFWLDEYRLNAEIANYPKPYVAIMDGIVMGGGVGVAAHGSVRVVTDTSKIAMPEVGIGFVPDVGGTYLLSRAPGELGLHAALSGAAFSGADAIVLGFADHYVPHVQLQGFVEAIVAEGVDAAVQAFATDPPASHLLSQQHWIDECYAGETVADIVAALRAHDNEDARKAGDLIASRSPIAASVALASVRRAAELDTLEDVLVQEYRVSSASLDSHDFVEGIRAQIIDKDRNPTWNPPSLAAVTEQDVEQYFAPAEPDLTFK, from the coding sequence GTGACGGCTGAATCCGACGAAGTCTTGACCCGGGTCGACGGCGGCGTCGGCTTCCTGACGCTCAATCGCCCGAAGGCCATCAACTCGCTGACCCACACGATGGTCACGATCATCACGAAGGCACTCACCGACTGGGAGCACGACGACGCCGTCAAAGCAGTGGTCCTCGCCGGCGAGGGGGAACGCGGCCTGTGCGCCGGCGGCGACGTGGTGGCGATCTATCACAGCGCCCGCGGAGACGGTTCCGAAGCTCGCCGCTTCTGGCTCGACGAATACCGCCTCAACGCCGAGATCGCCAACTACCCCAAGCCCTACGTGGCGATCATGGACGGCATCGTGATGGGCGGCGGTGTCGGCGTCGCCGCGCACGGCAGCGTTCGCGTGGTCACCGACACCTCCAAGATCGCCATGCCCGAGGTTGGCATCGGCTTCGTCCCCGACGTCGGCGGCACCTATCTGTTGTCCCGCGCCCCCGGTGAACTCGGCCTGCACGCTGCACTGTCCGGCGCGGCGTTCTCCGGGGCCGACGCCATCGTGCTCGGGTTCGCCGACCACTACGTGCCGCACGTGCAGCTCCAGGGATTCGTCGAAGCGATCGTCGCCGAGGGCGTGGACGCCGCCGTCCAGGCGTTCGCCACCGATCCACCGGCCAGTCATCTTCTGTCGCAACAGCATTGGATTGACGAATGCTATGCGGGCGAGACCGTCGCCGACATCGTCGCCGCCCTGCGCGCCCACGACAACGAGGACGCCAGGAAAGCCGGCGACCTCATCGCGTCCCGTTCCCCCATCGCGGCGTCCGTCGCGCTGGCCTCGGTGCGGCGGGCCGCCGAGCTGGACACTCTGGAAGACGTTCTGGTTCAGGAGTACCGGGTGTCGTCGGCGTCGCTGGACTCCCACGACTTCGTCGAGGGCATCCGCGCGCAGATCATCGACAAAGACCGCAACCCGACGTGGAACCCGCCGTCACTGGCCGCGGTGACCGAGCAGGATGTGGAACAGTATTTCGCGCCGGCAGAGCCGGACCTGACCTTCAAGTGA
- a CDS encoding enoyl-CoA hydratase yields MSHENFETILVDRDERVGTITLNRPKALNALNSQVMVEVTTAAAEFDNDPGIGAIVITGNEKAFAAGADIKEMAELSFSEVFDADFFAAWGKLAAVRTPTVAAVAGYALGGGCELAMMCDVLIAADTAKFGQPEIKLGVLPGMGGSQRLTRAIGKAKAMDLILTGRTIDAAEAERSGLVSRVVPADELLTEAKAVATTISQMSRSAARMAKEAVNRAFESTLTEGLLYERRLFHSAFATDDQTEGMAAFTEKRPANFTHR; encoded by the coding sequence ATGAGCCACGAAAACTTTGAAACCATCCTGGTCGACCGCGACGAGCGGGTCGGCACGATCACCCTGAATCGGCCCAAGGCGCTCAACGCCCTCAACAGCCAGGTGATGGTCGAGGTCACCACGGCCGCCGCCGAATTCGACAACGATCCGGGTATCGGCGCCATCGTCATCACCGGCAACGAGAAGGCGTTCGCCGCCGGCGCCGACATCAAAGAGATGGCCGAGCTCTCGTTCTCCGAGGTTTTCGACGCGGACTTCTTCGCGGCGTGGGGCAAGCTGGCCGCCGTCCGCACCCCGACCGTCGCCGCGGTCGCCGGCTACGCCCTCGGTGGTGGATGCGAGTTGGCGATGATGTGCGACGTGCTGATCGCCGCCGACACCGCCAAGTTCGGCCAACCCGAGATCAAACTGGGCGTGCTGCCCGGCATGGGCGGCTCGCAGCGGCTCACCCGGGCGATCGGCAAGGCCAAGGCGATGGACCTCATCCTGACCGGCCGCACCATCGATGCCGCCGAGGCCGAGCGCAGCGGTCTGGTGTCGCGGGTGGTACCGGCCGACGAGCTGCTCACCGAGGCCAAAGCCGTCGCGACGACGATCTCGCAGATGTCGCGCTCGGCCGCCCGGATGGCCAAAGAGGCGGTCAATCGCGCGTTCGAATCCACGCTGACCGAAGGCCTGCTCTACGAACGTCGGCTGTTCCACTCCGCATTCGCCACCGACGACCAGACCGAGGGAATGGCCGCCTTCACCGAGAAGCGCCCTGCGAACTTCACGCACCGCTAA